From the Candidatus Methanoplasma cognatum genome, one window contains:
- a CDS encoding DUF4143 domain-containing protein, with translation MIGEVRNFYRPRIIDQLIKEKLSAFGGVQITGPKSCGKSWTGVFHSNSYMFLGEEEINNSVELNPQAALEGEYPHLVDEWQDIPKLWDIARRNIDFKNKKGMYIFTGSTQIPYEKTFHTGIGRFARLQMRTMSLFESGDSNGAVSLSKLFDSGRTDVASSNLDFKKAVNLICRGGWPGALEVDEKEAFRTSYDYIESLKKVDTSRVDGVRRSSTVMGLVLRSLARNNATSASVPTIAADIRSAGEDISEQTVRSYIEVLKKLFVIEEQEAWHPYVRSKTRIRKTGVRHFIDPSLAAAALGASPNILLKDTKTAGFLFESLCYRDLSAYALASRGRVFHYRDGADLEVDAIVQTEDGRWGAAEVKLGTFEFEKAASNLTRVKDKMVAAGAEEPSFLMIISATGRVAHTRPDGIVEAPIDCLGP, from the coding sequence ATGATAGGAGAAGTGCGCAATTTTTACCGTCCGAGGATCATAGATCAGCTGATAAAGGAAAAGCTTTCTGCGTTTGGCGGAGTACAGATAACCGGCCCTAAATCATGCGGTAAATCGTGGACAGGGGTTTTCCATTCAAATTCATACATGTTCTTGGGAGAAGAGGAAATAAACAACTCTGTTGAACTAAATCCGCAGGCCGCATTGGAAGGAGAATATCCCCATCTTGTAGATGAGTGGCAGGATATACCTAAACTATGGGACATCGCGCGAAGGAATATTGACTTCAAAAACAAGAAAGGCATGTACATTTTCACGGGATCGACCCAGATTCCATATGAAAAAACGTTCCATACCGGCATAGGCAGGTTTGCCCGCCTTCAAATGAGGACAATGTCCCTTTTTGAGTCGGGGGACAGCAACGGTGCGGTAAGTCTGTCAAAACTTTTTGATTCTGGGAGGACGGATGTTGCCAGCTCAAATCTAGACTTCAAAAAAGCCGTCAATCTGATATGCAGAGGTGGGTGGCCAGGGGCGCTCGAGGTCGATGAAAAAGAGGCGTTCCGCACGTCGTATGATTACATCGAATCGTTGAAAAAAGTAGACACTTCCCGCGTTGACGGGGTAAGGAGAAGTTCCACGGTTATGGGACTTGTCCTGAGGTCATTGGCAAGGAACAATGCAACATCAGCGAGCGTACCTACTATTGCAGCGGACATCCGCAGTGCAGGGGAGGATATATCTGAACAGACAGTACGCAGTTACATAGAAGTTCTCAAAAAATTATTCGTTATCGAGGAGCAAGAGGCGTGGCACCCTTATGTGCGTTCAAAGACGCGTATTCGAAAGACGGGGGTAAGGCACTTCATCGATCCGTCTTTGGCCGCCGCCGCCCTCGGGGCAAGCCCAAACATTCTTTTGAAAGACACAAAAACAGCCGGATTCTTATTCGAATCGCTGTGTTATAGGGATCTTTCTGCTTATGCATTGGCATCAAGAGGACGAGTATTTCACTACAGAGACGGCGCAGATCTTGAAGTAGATGCGATCGTTCAGACGGAAGATGGCAGGTGGGGCGCGGCGGAGGTCAAACTCGGAACCTTTGAGTTTGAAAAGGCGGCGTCGAATCTGACCCGTGTGAAGGACAAAATGGTGGCGGCTGGTGCAGAAGAACCCTCTTTTTTGATGATAATAAGTGCGACAGGCAGGGTGGCGCACACCAGACCAGACGGGATAGTGGAAGCGCCAATAGACTGTTTGGGGCCGTAA
- the argJ gene encoding bifunctional glutamate N-acetyltransferase/amino-acid acetyltransferase ArgJ: MIEEIEGGITTPQGFKAAGVHSGVKYRALDLGMVFSEVPASAFVGYTSNEVKAAPVQVMIKENSPKFSAVVINSGNANALTGRRGIEDVMAMKQTAALELNIDPIEVGIMSTGLIGRFVDMHKVRYGISRAARDLDQGREADGLFAESIMTTDTIKKEFSVRVRQEDGTLVYISATSKGSGMIAPHLKTIHGTTLTIVTTDASLSPAFKAKWQEILDDTLNMVSVDGDQSTNDTALLMANGKAGGSFADEDKEFIAALETVMMKIAKTIALDGEGATKLIEVQVTGADTKEDARKAVHKIMNSPLVKSAIFGSDPNYGRIMMALGNSGCKFNVEDVRLTIKGGDMEVPILDSGAPVFQEERAVEVVRMAMDNKEVIIAVDLASGKESATGWGCDLTYDYVRINAEYAS, encoded by the coding sequence ATGATAGAAGAGATAGAAGGAGGCATAACGACCCCTCAGGGGTTCAAGGCCGCGGGAGTGCACAGCGGCGTCAAATATCGCGCGCTGGACCTGGGGATGGTGTTCTCCGAGGTGCCGGCATCTGCGTTCGTCGGTTACACCAGCAACGAAGTGAAGGCCGCGCCGGTGCAGGTGATGATAAAAGAGAACTCGCCGAAGTTTTCGGCGGTGGTCATAAACAGCGGCAACGCCAACGCGCTGACGGGGCGCCGCGGGATCGAGGATGTCATGGCAATGAAACAGACCGCCGCGCTGGAGCTCAACATCGACCCGATCGAGGTCGGGATAATGTCCACCGGCCTGATAGGGCGTTTCGTAGACATGCATAAGGTTCGCTACGGTATAAGCCGCGCCGCGCGCGATCTCGACCAGGGACGCGAGGCCGACGGCCTCTTCGCGGAATCGATCATGACCACGGACACGATAAAAAAAGAATTCTCCGTCCGCGTCCGCCAGGAGGACGGAACGCTGGTGTACATATCGGCGACCTCGAAAGGCAGCGGCATGATAGCCCCGCATCTCAAGACGATCCACGGCACCACTCTGACGATCGTGACGACCGACGCTTCGCTGTCGCCCGCCTTCAAAGCCAAATGGCAGGAGATCCTCGACGACACCCTGAACATGGTGTCGGTGGACGGGGACCAATCGACGAACGACACGGCGTTACTCATGGCGAACGGCAAGGCCGGCGGTTCCTTTGCGGATGAAGACAAAGAATTCATCGCCGCTCTGGAAACGGTGATGATGAAGATCGCAAAAACTATCGCACTGGACGGGGAAGGCGCGACAAAACTCATTGAGGTACAGGTGACGGGCGCCGATACGAAGGAGGACGCCCGGAAGGCCGTTCATAAGATAATGAACTCGCCCCTCGTGAAGTCAGCCATATTCGGATCGGACCCCAACTACGGACGCATAATGATGGCCCTGGGCAACAGCGGATGCAAGTTCAATGTCGAGGACGTACGCCTTACGATAAAGGGAGGGGACATGGAGGTCCCCATACTCGATTCCGGAGCGCCGGTGTTCCAGGAGGAGCGCGCGGTGGAGGTGGTCCGGATGGCCATGGACAACAAAGAGGTAATAATAGCAGTGGACCTCGCCTCCGGTAAGGAATCGGCGACAGGCTGGGGATGCGACCTAACGTACGATTATGTGCGCATCAACGCCGAATACGCTTCGTGA
- a CDS encoding ACT domain-containing protein — protein sequence MSNGISKESLAERTRAYIDAHPSIKDCVAKGLINYSSLARMIMKDLGVDNEEAVMIACRRYASRLNTTSDHELSILRILRDSRLEMRTKTCIVTAKNDWTVLHKMDNLFKDLWNENSIMQCVQSASAVTIIADSMLKERIIDTVGRFNIIKIRENLVEIAVKSPEKIVDTSGVIAYLITNLSDAGINIEETVSCHTDTIFIVGERDMINAYSVLTKCIHSAENMVSN from the coding sequence ATGTCCAACGGTATCTCAAAAGAAAGTCTCGCTGAAAGGACCAGAGCATATATCGATGCTCACCCGAGCATAAAGGACTGCGTAGCAAAAGGCCTGATAAATTATTCTTCCCTTGCAAGGATGATCATGAAGGACCTGGGCGTCGACAACGAGGAAGCGGTGATGATAGCATGCCGCCGCTACGCAAGCAGGCTCAACACCACCAGCGATCACGAGTTGAGCATACTGAGGATACTGAGGGACAGCAGGCTTGAGATGAGGACAAAGACCTGCATAGTTACGGCGAAGAACGATTGGACGGTCCTTCATAAAATGGACAACCTTTTCAAAGACCTCTGGAACGAGAACTCCATAATGCAGTGCGTGCAGTCCGCTTCAGCGGTAACGATCATCGCGGACAGCATGCTGAAGGAGAGGATCATCGACACCGTCGGAAGGTTCAATATCATTAAGATAAGAGAGAATCTCGTCGAGATAGCAGTCAAGTCCCCGGAAAAGATAGTGGACACCAGCGGCGTGATCGCTTACCTGATAACCAACCTCTCCGACGCGGGCATCAATATCGAGGAGACCGTGAGCTGTCACACCGACACAATCTTCATCGTAGGCGAGAGGGACATGATCAACGCATATTCCGTGCTGACCAAGTGCATACATTCAGCCGAGAACATGGTCAGCAACTGA
- a CDS encoding peptidylprolyl isomerase, which translates to MADNDAKKMIRLDYKAYLADSGRLYDTTNEAVAKEADIYNDKYTYEPMAYIIGSGKLFAALEDAISNAEVGKETEILIPAEDAAGARDPKLIEIYPIREFYKQDINPHPGLQVTLGNRTGHVMSVGAGRVKVDFNSSLAGFDLLYKFTVTEEIEDPVEKAKAILEVNFGTNEGFEFVFPGDKVTVSLPDITKFHPEWSSARFKVVSDLRDVFGVDTVEFVETWSLGKKDQDEEDQKEE; encoded by the coding sequence ATGGCAGACAATGACGCTAAAAAGATGATCCGCCTTGATTACAAGGCATACCTGGCGGACAGCGGCAGACTTTATGATACAACGAACGAGGCCGTCGCCAAAGAGGCAGACATCTACAATGACAAGTACACCTATGAGCCCATGGCATATATCATAGGGTCCGGTAAACTCTTCGCCGCCCTCGAGGATGCAATATCGAATGCGGAAGTGGGCAAAGAAACAGAGATACTCATCCCGGCGGAGGACGCCGCGGGCGCAAGGGACCCCAAGCTCATCGAGATCTATCCCATAAGGGAATTCTACAAGCAGGACATCAACCCGCATCCCGGGCTTCAGGTAACTCTCGGGAACCGCACGGGACATGTCATGTCCGTAGGCGCCGGGCGTGTTAAGGTGGATTTCAACAGCTCTCTGGCGGGATTCGACCTTCTGTATAAATTCACGGTCACCGAGGAGATCGAAGATCCCGTCGAGAAGGCGAAGGCCATTCTTGAGGTGAACTTCGGCACCAATGAAGGGTTCGAATTCGTATTCCCCGGTGACAAAGTGACGGTATCCCTACCGGACATAACAAAGTTCCACCCGGAATGGTCCTCGGCCAGATTCAAGGTCGTATCAGATCTCAGGGATGTGTTCGGCGTAGACACCGTAGAGTTCGTCGAGACCTGGTCCCTCGGCAAGAAGGATCAGGACGAAGAGGACCAGAAAGAAGAATAA
- the argC gene encoding N-acetyl-gamma-glutamyl-phosphate reductase — MYKVGIIGGTGYTGSELSRLLCTHPEVELAALTSRQNAGKKVSDSQMFLKGYSDLIFTEKIGDAKDLDLVFVATPHGVAMGEVPPLAEAGIKVIDLSGDYRLHDAAKYSKWYGHDHTDTENLKRSVYGLPELFRGNIKGADLVANPGCYATSIILACAPLVKAGVVDNDIIADAKSGTSGAGMVPSPRLHHPFCGESVIPYSVGTHRHAPEVEDAIGMFAGAETSVTMVPQLIPIVRGILSSCYMNLKKGMSDEEIAKIYEKQYGGERFVHYVKEPSIRAVVGSNHAHVSSNVLGGKVAAFGVLDNLVKGASGQAVQCMNLMLGIKETAGIDTPGLGV, encoded by the coding sequence ATGTACAAAGTCGGCATAATCGGAGGCACAGGATATACGGGAAGCGAACTGTCACGTTTGCTCTGCACTCACCCGGAGGTAGAGCTGGCAGCGCTCACTTCCCGTCAGAACGCAGGCAAGAAGGTATCAGATTCTCAAATGTTCCTAAAAGGTTATTCCGATCTTATTTTCACTGAGAAGATCGGCGACGCAAAGGATCTGGACCTGGTGTTCGTTGCCACTCCTCACGGCGTGGCGATGGGAGAGGTCCCCCCGCTCGCCGAGGCCGGGATAAAGGTGATCGATCTTTCCGGGGACTACCGTCTGCATGACGCGGCAAAATACTCCAAATGGTACGGGCACGACCACACCGATACGGAGAACCTCAAGCGCTCGGTCTACGGACTCCCGGAACTGTTCCGCGGAAATATAAAGGGCGCAGACCTCGTAGCTAACCCCGGCTGCTATGCCACGTCCATCATACTGGCGTGCGCTCCGCTGGTGAAAGCGGGCGTAGTTGATAATGATATCATAGCGGATGCGAAGAGCGGGACGTCCGGCGCCGGAATGGTGCCGTCCCCCCGCCTTCACCATCCTTTCTGCGGAGAATCCGTGATCCCGTACAGCGTAGGAACGCACCGCCATGCGCCGGAGGTCGAGGATGCCATCGGAATGTTCGCCGGCGCCGAGACCAGCGTGACGATGGTGCCCCAGCTGATTCCTATCGTGCGCGGGATACTTTCCTCCTGTTACATGAACCTGAAGAAGGGCATGTCCGATGAGGAGATAGCAAAGATATACGAGAAACAGTACGGCGGAGAGCGCTTTGTCCACTATGTCAAAGAGCCCTCTATACGCGCGGTGGTCGGATCCAATCACGCGCACGTTTCATCCAATGTCCTCGGCGGCAAGGTCGCGGCGTTCGGAGTTCTGGACAACCTTGTCAAAGGCGCGTCGGGTCAGGCCGTACAGTGCATGAACCTGATGCTCGGCATAAAAGAAACAGCAGGAATAGACACTCCGGGATTGGGTGTGTGA
- the argB gene encoding acetylglutamate kinase, with amino-acid sequence MEMKIFVVKFGGNAIRGKEDMMRLSGEVAELIRNDIKVILVHGGGPEISAEMEKRGLIPKKAAGLRITDDRVLKVAEEVLGAINKDVADRLKEASVDAIGMPGYMCTLCKKKEPYTITEEGKEITVDLGLVGEVIDVRSDTLLDLLGGGVTPVICPIGEDGEGTRLNVNADTMAAGIAAGVGCEELIMITDVPGILLDVNDPSSLVNKLTLKEVDELISKGVISGGMIPKVDACRSALDAGAGTVRMVNGKDPCSILTELMKNVPHGTIITKG; translated from the coding sequence ATGGAAATGAAGATATTCGTTGTGAAATTCGGCGGCAACGCGATCCGCGGCAAGGAGGACATGATGCGTCTGTCCGGAGAAGTGGCAGAGCTCATCCGCAATGATATAAAGGTCATACTGGTGCACGGCGGAGGTCCCGAGATCTCGGCCGAGATGGAGAAAAGAGGTCTCATCCCGAAAAAAGCGGCCGGGCTCAGAATAACGGACGACAGAGTTCTGAAGGTCGCCGAGGAGGTATTGGGGGCGATCAACAAAGACGTGGCGGATCGTCTGAAAGAGGCGTCCGTTGACGCGATCGGCATGCCGGGCTATATGTGCACCCTTTGCAAGAAGAAGGAGCCGTACACGATCACCGAGGAAGGAAAGGAGATAACGGTGGACCTGGGGCTTGTGGGGGAGGTCATAGACGTCCGCTCCGATACCCTTCTGGACCTTCTGGGAGGAGGCGTAACGCCGGTGATATGCCCCATCGGAGAGGACGGGGAAGGCACCCGTCTTAACGTTAACGCGGACACGATGGCCGCGGGGATAGCGGCCGGCGTCGGCTGCGAGGAACTGATAATGATAACCGATGTTCCGGGAATACTTCTGGACGTGAACGATCCGTCCTCGCTGGTGAACAAGCTCACCCTGAAGGAAGTTGACGAACTGATATCAAAAGGGGTGATATCCGGAGGCATGATCCCAAAAGTGGACGCCTGCCGCAGCGCCCTGGATGCCGGCGCCGGGACGGTACGCATGGTGAACGGCAAGGACCCGTGCAGCATCCTGACCGAGCTGATGAAGAACGTACCCCACGGAACAATAATAACGAAGGGATGA
- a CDS encoding aspartate aminotransferase family protein, whose protein sequence is MNFKEIKDLSSEYLFQNYGRMDIAFTHGKGAYLYDAEGREYLDLVAGIAVNSVGHAHPEWVKTMQEQISKLIHVSNLYHVGEQAELGEKLASISPGGLKRSLFVNSGAEANEGAMKLAVRYTKRGKIMSAYNGFHGRTSASLGATGQTKYQETFEPLISNAYRYYEFGNLESVKDMIDKDTAALLVEPVQGEGGVVTAGKEFFKGVRDLCSDKGVLMVADEVQTGVGRTGKWFGMDNFGVVPDIVTLAKGLGGGVPIGAVVTTDEISKVLTPGSHGTTFGGNPLVTRSACAVLDIIKKEGLVENADKIGREWMDELRSVGSEKIKDVRGYGFIIGAELDSKETAAAVQRSMLEKGILVNICHGNVLRLIPPLILNSEQKDAFMSAFKSII, encoded by the coding sequence ATGAATTTCAAAGAGATAAAGGACCTCAGTTCTGAATATCTGTTCCAGAACTACGGGCGCATGGACATAGCATTCACTCACGGAAAGGGAGCATACCTGTATGATGCGGAAGGAAGAGAGTACCTCGATCTGGTGGCCGGGATAGCGGTCAACTCCGTCGGCCACGCGCATCCCGAGTGGGTAAAGACAATGCAGGAGCAGATATCCAAACTGATACACGTCTCGAACCTGTACCATGTGGGCGAGCAGGCGGAACTCGGAGAGAAACTGGCGTCGATATCCCCAGGCGGCCTTAAGCGCTCGCTGTTCGTCAACAGCGGCGCGGAGGCCAACGAAGGGGCGATGAAGCTCGCGGTCCGCTACACAAAGCGCGGCAAGATAATGTCCGCATACAACGGGTTCCACGGGCGCACCTCTGCGTCGCTCGGCGCGACCGGCCAGACCAAATATCAGGAAACGTTCGAACCTCTGATAAGCAACGCATACCGCTATTATGAGTTCGGGAACCTGGAGTCCGTCAAAGATATGATAGACAAAGACACCGCTGCCCTTCTGGTCGAACCTGTCCAGGGGGAGGGCGGCGTCGTCACCGCAGGTAAAGAATTCTTCAAGGGCGTCCGCGACCTCTGTTCGGACAAAGGGGTGCTGATGGTGGCCGACGAGGTCCAGACCGGCGTCGGACGCACGGGCAAGTGGTTCGGTATGGATAACTTCGGCGTGGTCCCGGACATAGTGACGCTTGCGAAAGGCCTTGGCGGAGGAGTGCCCATCGGAGCCGTGGTCACGACAGACGAGATTTCAAAGGTCCTGACGCCCGGCAGCCACGGGACGACCTTCGGAGGGAATCCTCTGGTGACAAGATCCGCATGCGCCGTATTGGACATAATCAAGAAGGAAGGCCTCGTCGAAAACGCAGACAAGATCGGCAGAGAGTGGATGGACGAATTGAGATCCGTCGGTTCGGAGAAGATCAAAGACGTCCGCGGGTACGGGTTCATCATCGGCGCGGAGCTCGATTCGAAGGAGACGGCCGCCGCCGTCCAGAGATCAATGCTGGAGAAGGGGATACTCGTAAACATCTGCCACGGCAACGTGCTGCGGCTGATCCCGCCTCTGATACTAAACTCTGAGCAAAAAGATGCGTTCATGTCAGCTTTCAAAAGTATTATCTGA